The sequence CGCTCCGGCGCTCCTACTGGAGCCAGCTGAGGCGCCTGGTGCTGGGTCCTCCCGAACCGCCGTTCCCGCACGTGTGCCAGGTCGGGGATCCGGTGCTGCGCGGCGTGGCGGCCCCCGTGGAGCGGGCGCAGCTGGGCGGGCCCGAGCTGCAGCGGCTGACGCAGCGGCTGGTTCAGGTGATGCGGCGGCGGCGCTGTGTGGGCCTAAGCGCGCCGCAGCTGGGGGTGCCGCGGCAGGTGCTGGTGCTGGAGCTCCCCGAGGCGCTGTGTCGGGAGTGCCCGCCCCGCCAGCGTGCGCTCCGCCAGATGGAGCCCTTCCCCCTGCGCGTGTTCGTGAACCCCAGCTTGCGAGTGCTTGACAGCCGCCTGGTCACCTTCCCCGAGGGCTGCGAGAGCGTCGCCGGCTTCCTGGCCTGCGTGCCCCGCTTCCAGGCGGTGCAGATCTCAGGTGCGGGCGGCAGGGGCCGGGGCGGCTGGAGCAGCGCGCGCGTCTCTTCTCCCGACTCCGGCGAGAGCGCAGAAGTGGTCGCGGTTCATACGCCGGACCTCCCGCAGAAACGAAGTGGGACGCGGGAgcggggaggcctcaggacagATAGAAGCTCCTGTGGGGCAGAGCCCGCTCAGATAGGACGCAGGAGCGAGGAGAGGTCCCTTAATTCCACTGTTACCTGACAGCCTGGCGTCTGCTTTCTGCTCCCTTGCTCTCTGAGGCAAACACCCTCTTTGGCCCCAGTTAGATGCGCCACGGTGGAGTTGGAGAAGTGAGGGTTAGCCCCCCAGCCTGACCCAGCCCAGGGGGCTAGGCCATTCCCCCTGTGGTACCACAGGATGTCTCGCGGAATGCGGGCTCTGCTGGGATCGGGGTGATTGTTCCTGCAGAGCAAGCCCGTCGGTTCAAGAGGGTCAGAAAAACAGTGGGGTCTCAAGCTGCAGAACGTCTGTTAGGAGTTGAGAGCCCACAGGTCCCTCAGAAGTGGGCGGAGTGTTCGGAAGGGTCGCACCGTAGAAAGATGATTTCTCATGTCAGCTCTACAGTTAGCTGGATAACCTAATTACCAGAGTTGGGAACCAGGTTGAACACTTGGTAATGGGCCGAGATGAGGCACGTTTTCCAGTTAAAAGAGGAGCTGCTGTCTATATTTGCCATTTGCTGTTGCCTCTTGTCAATGGGAACAGCCAGGGCCGGGGGCAGGGGTAAGGAGGTTGAGGATGATGCAGTTCAGCTGCTCCCACTCAGCAGAGCTGTAACTTCCTTTGCAGGTCTGGACCCCAATGGAGAACAGGTGGTGTGGCAGGCGAGCGGGTGGGCAGCCCGCATCATCCAGCACGAGATGGACCACCTGCAGGGCTGCCTGTTTATTGACAAAATGGACAGCAGGACATTCACAAACGTCTATTGGATGAAGGTGAATGACTAAAGCTTTGTTATTGGGGCTGAGGATTCCGGATACCAAGACGCAAACACTTTCACTTTGAGCTGGGCACATCTTACTTGGCATCAACTTGGATGGCTCGCATATGACAGGAAACTGGATTGCCAAGGCATGGCAGACTGAGCTGGAGGAAGATGTCAGGAATGTTTGCCCTGAAATCAGTTATGGACGAAATGTTGTCTACAACTTGAGGAGAAAAATCACCCCCAAAGGAGTGGACATTTCCTAACAATTGTGTATGGAGGAAGGTGGGGTAATTGCATTCGTCTGCAGTAGACACGAGTTCCTCGGACCTGTATGATCTACTCCCAAAGCCAAGGTTTGGTAATAATGTAGTCCCCAAATATCTGAAAGCTGTCTTTAAAAATGCAGGTAAGCATGTGACTGGCCATTCGTGCCGAGTTCTTATTTTTACAGAGGGCTTGTGGCCTTGGACGCCAGTTTGCT comes from Symphalangus syndactylus isolate Jambi chromosome 11, NHGRI_mSymSyn1-v2.1_pri, whole genome shotgun sequence and encodes:
- the COG8 gene encoding conserved oligomeric Golgi complex subunit 8 isoform X6, translating into MARLWGALSLGPLWAAVPWGGAASLGARACSSTAAPDGVEGPALRRSYWSQLRRLVLGPPEPPFPHVCQVGDPVLRGVAAPVERAQLGGPELQRLTQRLVQVMRRRRCVGLSAPQLGVPRQVLVLELPEALCRECPPRQRALRQMEPFPLRVFVNPSLRVLDSRLVTFPEGCESVAGFLACVPRFQAVQISGLDPNGEQVVWQASGWAARIIQHEMDHLQGCLFIDKMDSRTFTNVYWMKVND